In Zingiber officinale cultivar Zhangliang chromosome 8B, Zo_v1.1, whole genome shotgun sequence, a single genomic region encodes these proteins:
- the LOC122013937 gene encoding DNA polymerase-like: MENAKDKGKARAKEKEKANEKAKAKPLDKANSKAITIGEQKFHSLNFWRSATPQLDFSLWEDLQRHISSIRGESLYSGCFQVIANFRDPYPLAVNGGLLVLSFFQLLELYVYHLTSSCIKFNMVTRLVYDSIVKQVSCYGERHESAAVKCAIMRIYYKSSGESVQEICPIQKDSTELISNIMGVMATPSVENLNLPRVESLKRKKSRKSKILTSIKRPSSQLEPRPFMVADIETVLLNDVHVPYAIGYLAVYPSLDLSSVAPSSIHIADSFNSFSSLEEESQVILSRFIYDLEIAGRRDPRLRTVYFHNFARFDGLFLLKHLASFHKDFKIKQLIREHRLYELKIYLGERHLSRFRDSCTLLPRSLAELAHTFCPELGFKGSINHEAVNISNLLSLREEYVRYLRQDVLLLGGVMRKAQETYFFKYHIDVENVMTMSALSLCIFRTHYYEPDLFPICTLTKNQDSFIRRGFYGGHSDVYIPYGENLLYYDMNSLYPHVMKKYSLPCGEPFWRNNLTKVDLGTLFGFVEASVVCPKELRRPFLPYKSSDTLIFGTGHFVGGLFFFEKRSGSPFASIISSLYELRKEAKKAGFEAMSFILKLCMNSLFGRFGMDPEGQVSEICSFSRYEELLVQSGFRSTDKLDDDVYLVNYRRNIRHLSAEEWRPPRNLAIQISAAISAYA, from the exons atggaaaatgcaaaggataAAGGCAAAGCCAGGGCTAAGGAAAAGGAGAAGGCTAATGAAAAGGCAAAAGCAAAGCCTTTGGATAAGGCAAATTCAAAGGCTATTACTATAGGTgagcaaaagtttcattctttgaacTTTTGGCG TTCTGCCACCCCTCAATTAGATTTTTCTCTTTGGGAAGATTTGCAACGTCATATCTCTTCTATAAGGGGTGAATCTCTCTATTCTGGCTGTTTCCAAGTGATAGCTAATTTTCGTGATCCCTATCCTCTGGCTGTGAATGGCGGGCTTCTGGTCCTTTCGTTTTTCCAATTGTTGGAATTGTATGTTTATCATTTGACTTCTTCCTGTATCAAGTTCAATATGGTTACT CGTCTGGTCTACGATTCAATTGTGAAGCAGGTTTCTTGTTATGGAGAACGACACGAGTCAGCGGCTGTCAAGTGTGCCATCATGCGCATCTATTATAAATCATCTGGCGAGTCCGTTCAAGAAATTTGTCCGATTCAGAAGGACTCTACTGAGCTAATTAGTAATATCATGGGTGTTATGGCAACACCAAGCGTCGAAAATCTTAATCTTCCCCGGGTTGAATCCCTGAAGCGCAAGAAGTCTCGAAAATCTAAGATTCTTACTTCCATCAAGCGACCAAGTTCCCAATTGGAGCCCCGGCCCTTCATGGTCGCCGATATAGAAACTGTGCTTTTGAATGATGTTCATGTCCCATACGCGATAGGTTATTTGGCGGTTTATCCTAGTTTGGATCTTTCTTCTGTGGCTCCTTCTTCAATCCATATTGCGGATTCCTTTAATTCTTTTTCAAGTCTTGAAGAAGAAAGTCAAGTAATTCTTTCTCGTTTTATCTATGACTTAGAAATAGCCGGGAGGAGAGACCCTCGTCTTCGTACGGTGTACTTTCATAACTTTGCTAGGTTTGATGGCCTTTTCCTGCTTAAGCATTTGGCGTCCTTTCACAAGGACTTCAAGATCAAACAATTGATACGCGAGCATAGGCTTTATGAACTCAAGATATACTTGGGGGAAAGGCATCTCTCCCGTTTCCGCGATTCCTGCACCTTGCTTCCTCGATCTTTGGCAGAGTTGGCCCATACTTTTTGTCCTGAGTTGGGTTTTAAAGGCTCTATCAACCACGAGGCAGTTAACATATCAAATCTTCTTTCTCTTCGTGAGGAATATGTTAGATATCTTCGTCAGGATGTCCTGCTCCTTGGGGGCGTCATGAGAAAAGCGCAAGAAACCTATTTCTTTAAGTATCACATCGATGTCGAGAATGTGATGACGATGTCGGCGCTTTCGCTTTGCATCTTTAGAACTCATTACTATGAACCTGACCTCTTTCCTATCTGTACTCTCACAAAGAATCAAGATTCATTTATTCGTCGTGGGTTTTACGGGGGGCACTCAGATGTGTACATCCCTTATGGGGAGAACCTTCTGTATTATGATATGAACTCCCTTTATCCCCACGTAATGAAGAAGTATTCCCTGCCCTGCGGCGAGCCCTTCTGGCGAAATAACCTTACCAAAGTTGACTTGGGCACCCTCTTTGGGTTTGTTGAGGCTTCTGTTGTGTGTCCCAAGGAACTTCGCCGTCCCTTCTTGCCGTACAAGAGCTCCGATACCCTCATTTTTGGCACTGGTCATTTCGTAGGG GGGCTATTCTTTTTTGAGAAGAGGAGCGGCAGTCCTTTCGCAAGCATCATTTCTAGCCTTTACGAACTCCGGAAGGAGGCTAAGAAAGCCGGGTTTGAGGCGATGTCCTTTATCTTAAAGTTGTGCATGAATTCGCTCTTCGGGCGTTTCGGCATGGACCCTGAAGGTCAAGTGAGCGAAATATGCTCTTTCTCTAGGTATGAGGAGTTGCTGGTTCAATCTGGTTTTCGTTCAACGGATAAGCTTGACGATGATGTTTACCTCGTAAATTATAGGAGGAACATCCGTCATCTTAGTGCCGAGGAGTGGCGACCTCCTAGGAACTTAGCAATTCAAATCTCCGCGGCTATTAGTGCCTACGCTTGA